The following proteins come from a genomic window of Nitrospirota bacterium:
- the fabZ gene encoding 3-hydroxyacyl-ACP dehydratase FabZ translates to MDIIEIQRILPHRYPFLLVDRIIEIELGKRIVGIKNVTINEGFFQGHFPGHPVMPGVLIIEAMAQVGGVLAFKSSEKKMDISNKLVYFTGIDRAKFRKPVLPGDQIRFELQVIQAREPYWKLKGTATVDGKKVCEAEMMAMVGDK, encoded by the coding sequence ATGGACATAATTGAAATCCAGAGGATACTGCCGCACAGATACCCGTTTCTTCTCGTAGACAGGATTATTGAGATTGAGCTTGGAAAGAGAATAGTCGGCATCAAGAATGTTACAATAAACGAGGGGTTTTTTCAGGGTCATTTTCCAGGTCATCCTGTAATGCCGGGTGTTTTAATAATCGAGGCAATGGCCCAGGTCGGCGGGGTTCTGGCATTCAAGTCTTCTGAAAAAAAGATGGACATCTCCAATAAACTCGTCTATTTCACTGGGATTGACAGGGCAAAATTCAGGAAACCAGTATTACCCGGTGATCAGATACGTTTTGAATTACAGGTCATCCAGGCAAGGGAGCCGTACTGGAAATTAAAAGGCACTGCAACAGTGGATGGTAAAAAAGTGTGTGAGGCGGAGATGATGGCAATGGTCGGGGATAAATGA
- the lpxD gene encoding UDP-3-O-(3-hydroxymyristoyl)glucosamine N-acyltransferase has product MKITLEEIANRLEGELTGNYENILVSNVAGLKEAVEGDISFLAHRRHIKDLENTRASAVAIPRDLAFDRLPAIKVDNPYYAFSQLLNIFYEIPDIRKGQQGIDERAVIGNNVQLGNNVTIYPFVYIQDCVTIGENVIIYPGTFIGEGSSVGSNTLIYPNVTIREDVTIGAGVIIHSGAVIGSDGFGYVFHKGIHHKIPQKGGVIIEDNVEIGANTTIDRGTLGNTIIKRGTKIDNLVQVAHNVTIGEDCIFAAQAGIAGSSTIGKRVTLAGQAGVTGHVKVGDNVTVAAKAGVTKEIKDGQTVSGMPAIQHKDWLRTMAVFDGLPELRQKLLALENKVKEMEKASTKTETERHEEKI; this is encoded by the coding sequence ATCAAAATAACCCTCGAAGAAATTGCAAATAGACTTGAGGGCGAATTAACAGGTAATTATGAGAACATACTGGTATCCAATGTAGCAGGACTGAAGGAGGCAGTAGAAGGTGACATTAGCTTCCTTGCCCACAGGAGACACATCAAAGACCTTGAAAATACCAGGGCATCAGCAGTAGCTATCCCAAGGGATCTGGCCTTTGACAGACTGCCGGCAATTAAAGTAGATAATCCATATTATGCCTTTTCCCAACTGCTGAATATATTTTATGAAATTCCTGATATCCGGAAAGGGCAACAAGGGATAGACGAAAGAGCTGTTATAGGAAATAATGTCCAATTAGGAAATAATGTTACCATATATCCCTTTGTATACATCCAAGATTGTGTAACAATCGGTGAAAATGTTATTATCTATCCCGGCACATTCATTGGAGAAGGGTCGTCTGTGGGGAGCAATACACTCATTTACCCGAATGTGACCATACGTGAAGATGTCACAATTGGGGCAGGTGTAATAATACACAGCGGTGCAGTGATTGGGAGTGACGGCTTCGGATATGTCTTCCATAAAGGTATTCATCACAAGATACCTCAGAAGGGCGGCGTGATTATTGAGGACAATGTTGAGATAGGGGCAAACACAACTATTGACAGGGGGACATTAGGTAACACGATTATAAAGCGAGGAACAAAGATAGATAATCTCGTGCAGGTTGCACATAATGTTACCATTGGAGAAGATTGTATTTTTGCAGCTCAGGCAGGGATTGCAGGAAGCTCAACAATTGGAAAACGCGTAACCCTTGCAGGTCAGGCCGGTGTAACAGGTCACGTAAAAGTGGGAGATAATGTAACAGTTGCTGCCAAGGCAGGTGTAACAAAAGAGATTAAAGACGGGCAAACAGTCTCCGGTATGCCGGCAATACAACACAAAGATTGGTTAAGAACGATGGCAGTATTCGACGGCTTGCCTGAGTTAAGACAGAAACTACTTGCTCTTGAGAATAAGGTTAAGGAGATGGAAAAGGCATCAACAAAAACAGAAACAGAAAGGCACGAAGAAAAGATTTGA